Proteins from a genomic interval of Candidatus Babela massiliensis:
- a CDS encoding LemA family protein: MNIIVYLLGALALASIWLMFKYNKLVHLKALLDEAWSGIDVQLKRRSDLIPNLVETVKGYSTHEKSVFENVAKFRSAAINSRNIEEKINAEAGLSRALRSLFAVAESYPELKANQNFLSLQGELSSIENELQLARRYYNGTARNYNTVVRKFPDNIVASLTGFKVAPYFEVTTTEERENPKVKF; the protein is encoded by the coding sequence ATGAATATAATAGTATATTTATTAGGGGCATTAGCACTAGCATCAATATGGTTAATGTTTAAATACAATAAGTTAGTGCATTTAAAAGCTTTATTAGATGAAGCATGGAGTGGTATAGATGTACAACTTAAAAGAAGATCAGATTTGATACCTAACTTAGTTGAAACTGTAAAGGGTTATAGTACTCACGAAAAATCGGTATTTGAAAATGTAGCAAAGTTTAGATCAGCTGCAATAAATTCCAGAAATATTGAAGAAAAAATTAATGCAGAAGCAGGCTTAAGTCGAGCTTTAAGATCTCTTTTTGCAGTTGCTGAAAGTTATCCAGAACTTAAAGCAAATCAAAATTTCTTAAGCCTACAGGGCGAATTGAGTTCAATAGAAAATGAACTTCAACTAGCAAGAAGATATTATAATGGTACTGCCAGAAACTATAATACAGTTGTAAGAAAGTTTCCTGATAATATCGTTGCTAGTTTAACTGGTTTTAAAGTTGCACCTTATTTTGAAGTAACTACCACTGAAGAAAGAGAAAATCCGAAAGTTAAATTTTAA
- a CDS encoding DUF2207 domain-containing protein encodes MIIINQNLKKTFKSMANYISKCKISNLIKVLILSNFFNNINALNDYIELFKVNIKINQDRTIDVKENISYVFQEDIKRHGIRREFPTKYYDRAGNNYNVSFNVLCILRDNSQESYKVINYRNGKQIFIGNAEKFITPGLHIYTINYKTDNQLGFFKDHDELYFNAIGTGWAVPIKKVIVKIQLPENLMKDLLNNSLSKDKLAFEAATGYFDTQERNYKAYLNNKGKLIFETTKILLPNQGITVAVGWPKNYIKEPTAYEKLKRFLSDNIYLILLLVGLVNLLAYYIRNLIKIKSKKKKGTIIPLFYPPKDLLPSAVRYIDKFGFDSKAFAAEIVNMAVHGLLKIGYKKNLLSQTYTIYKNSKLPQNIIKEHQVLLDILFNKNDEIQLIPNNGSIITRAINNLNGYLETLYGNKYFDYHTDTSTTAILISSLFVISSLWFNITIISIILIFGYLAIISIFYYLLKSYSPEGQKLFEDIQGFKQFLTVTESERFKIIGTPPDRTPELFEKYLPYAIALGVEKEWSKQFAPIFDKLKNYQPNWIAGPLDFHNINNITNFSYGLSNSLNSSILTSSNIPASTRPPGSNTGLGGGSRSGGGGGGGGGGAW; translated from the coding sequence ATGATAATTATTAATCAAAATTTAAAGAAAACATTTAAATCTATGGCAAATTATATATCAAAATGTAAGATAAGTAATTTAATTAAAGTTTTAATATTATCAAACTTTTTTAATAATATTAATGCGCTAAATGATTATATCGAGCTATTTAAAGTTAATATAAAAATAAATCAAGATCGAACTATAGATGTCAAAGAGAATATATCTTATGTATTTCAAGAAGATATTAAAAGACATGGTATAAGGCGTGAATTTCCTACTAAATATTACGATAGAGCAGGTAATAATTATAACGTATCATTTAATGTACTTTGTATATTAAGGGATAACTCTCAAGAATCTTATAAAGTTATAAACTATAGAAATGGAAAACAAATATTTATAGGTAATGCTGAAAAATTTATAACCCCCGGCTTACATATTTATACTATTAATTATAAGACAGATAATCAGCTTGGATTTTTTAAAGATCATGATGAACTATATTTCAATGCTATAGGTACCGGTTGGGCGGTACCCATTAAAAAAGTAATAGTCAAAATACAATTACCTGAAAATCTAATGAAAGATCTTTTGAACAACTCTTTATCAAAAGACAAATTAGCTTTTGAGGCTGCTACAGGTTATTTTGATACACAGGAAAGGAATTATAAAGCTTATTTAAATAATAAAGGCAAGTTAATTTTTGAAACAACTAAGATTTTATTACCTAATCAAGGTATAACTGTAGCTGTAGGTTGGCCTAAGAATTATATAAAAGAGCCTACAGCTTATGAAAAATTAAAACGTTTTTTGTCTGATAATATTTATTTAATACTTTTATTAGTAGGATTAGTAAATTTGCTAGCTTACTATATTAGAAACTTGATAAAAATTAAATCTAAAAAGAAAAAGGGTACTATAATCCCATTATTTTATCCACCTAAAGATCTACTGCCATCGGCAGTAAGATATATAGATAAGTTTGGATTTGATTCAAAAGCTTTTGCTGCTGAAATAGTTAATATGGCCGTACATGGATTACTTAAAATCGGGTATAAAAAAAACTTATTATCTCAAACTTATACTATTTACAAAAATTCTAAACTTCCCCAAAATATAATTAAAGAGCACCAAGTTTTACTTGATATATTGTTTAATAAAAATGATGAAATCCAGCTTATACCTAATAATGGATCTATTATTACCCGTGCTATAAATAACTTAAATGGATATTTAGAAACTTTATATGGAAATAAATATTTTGATTATCATACCGATACATCAACCACTGCTATATTAATAAGCTCCTTATTTGTGATCAGTTCCTTATGGTTTAATATAACTATAATATCTATAATTTTAATATTTGGTTACCTAGCGATAATATCGATATTTTACTATCTTTTAAAATCATATAGTCCTGAAGGACAAAAGTTATTTGAGGATATTCAAGGATTTAAACAGTTTCTTACAGTAACCGAATCAGAAAGGTTCAAAATAATTGGAACTCCACCTGATAGGACACCTGAGTTATTTGAAAAATACTTGCCTTATGCAATTGCTTTAGGAGTGGAAAAAGAATGGTCAAAACAATTTGCACCTATATTTGATAAATTAAAAAATTATCAACCTAATTGGATTGCCGGTCCCCTAGATTTTCATAATATAAATAATATAACGAACTTTTCTTATGGGTTAAGTAACTCTTTAAATTCATCGATATTAACTTCATCAAATATTCCTGCATCTACAAGGCCTCCTGGATCTAATACTGGTTTAGGCGGTGGAAGTCGATCAGGCGGTGGCGGTGGAGGCGGCGGTGGTGGTGCTTGGTAA
- a CDS encoding ankyrin repeat domain-containing protein yields MNKIRYIFAILILNLVTSNLLTMNKHDLEYIDMNKDCILYTLPYDILFKIFNKLLGKISKIDDIYEFCKKFDDKKLPNILKSLRLTCKLFNVSVQQHTKIFDNKLTILKEIFTKEYRSLSKEELDCQLLSILDAHYPIPIDIEKCIKLIILGANINIKDKYGSTTLIQAIHHGHTDIVRLLLLCNTGKGIIDLNIQADHGLTALIEACCRGKIEIVRLLLLCNTAKEPINLYIKYKVECVSPYGDIINDGYRDAFDVAKYYGRSDILSLLRQYSKTKNID; encoded by the coding sequence ATGAATAAAATAAGATATATATTTGCAATATTAATTTTGAATTTAGTTACAAGTAATTTACTTACTATGAATAAACATGATTTAGAATATATAGATATGAATAAAGATTGTATTCTATATACTTTACCTTATGATATACTATTTAAGATCTTCAATAAATTATTAGGAAAAATAAGTAAAATTGACGATATTTATGAATTTTGCAAAAAGTTTGATGATAAAAAATTGCCAAATATATTAAAATCTCTTCGTTTAACTTGTAAATTATTTAATGTCTCCGTTCAGCAACATACCAAAATATTTGATAATAAATTAACTATATTAAAAGAAATATTTACCAAAGAATATAGATCTTTATCAAAAGAAGAACTTGACTGTCAACTATTAAGCATATTAGATGCTCATTATCCAATACCAATAGACATAGAAAAATGTATCAAATTAATTATTCTGGGTGCCAATATAAATATTAAAGACAAGTATGGAAGTACAACCTTAATACAAGCAATACACCACGGGCATACAGATATAGTTAGATTATTACTCTTATGTAATACAGGAAAAGGTATTATTGATTTAAATATCCAAGCGGATCATGGCTTGACGGCTTTAATTGAAGCCTGTTGTCGAGGGAAAATAGAGATTGTTAGATTACTACTTTTATGTAATACAGCAAAAGAGCCTATCAATTTATATATTAAATACAAAGTTGAATGTGTCTCTCCTTATGGTGATATAATAAATGATGGATACCGTGATGCCTTTGACGTTGCAAAATACTATGGCCGTTCTGATATTCTTTCATTACTAAGGCAATACTCAAAAACCAAAAATATTGATTAA